The DNA sequence CTCAAAACACAAGTGTCCACATTGATGGAGAACATCGAGCAGATGCTGGAAGAAAACAGAGGACAGTGTTTCTCCACAGAAATGTTTCTGGAGGCGCAGGTGAAAAAACTGATGAAATATGAAGAGATAAAGAAGAAAGTTCATTCACTAGAGACACATTTACTGTCACAAGGTAAGAAAAATAGTTTGGTTTTAAACTACacagcttttttaaaattagatttttactAGAGTACGGTTTGATGTTATATTAAAGTTTTATACATTTGTCTTTTAAACAGAAGAACTGCAAAATTTAAcattataaagtaaaaaaaatctaaatttaattaaaaaatttgaaaGTCAAACATTCTGATTGTACAAAAataaggtcaaaggtcaagttTCAGTGTTCCACAGGAAATGAAGATTGCTGCAACTGATGTATTTCCTCTCTTCCAGGTTCATCAGAGAGTGAAGATGATCTGAGGATTGTGCTGCTGGGAAAAACTGGAGTCGGGAAAAGTGCAACTGGAAACACAATCTTAGGAAGAGAAACATTTACAGCAGAAACATCTCATGAGTCTGTGACTAAAGAGAGTCAGAGAAAATCATCTGAAATCAACAGCAGATGTGTTACTGTGATCGACACTCCAGGACTGTTTGATACTGAACTCAGTAACGAGGAGATCCAGAGAGAAATCAGACACTGCATCTCCATGATCCTGCCTGGACCACATGTGTTCTTCATTGTGCTCAATCTAGGACGATTCACTCAAGAAGAAGCAACAGCTGTGAAGATCATCCAAGAGACATTTGGAGAGAAATCTTTAATGTTCACCATGGTGCTCTTCACCAGAGGAGATGACCTGAAGAACAAAACTATTGAACAGTTTCTGGGAAAACCTGGATCTCCTCTGATGAATCTGATTGAAGCGTGTGGAAACAGATATCATGTGATCAATAATAATCAGACTGAAGACCGAACACAGGTGACTGATCTACTGCAGAAGATAGACAACATGCTGAAAGAAAACGGAGGGAGTTACTACTCGTGTAAGATGTTCAGAcagatggagagagaaaaacaagaacaacaGATGAAGATCCTGATGGACAGAgtcagagaaagagaagaagaactcagagaaagagaagaacgATATAAAAGAGAAATGAAGGAACAGGAGGAGCACATGAGAGACGAGatgaaaagagaaagagagatgttTAAAGATGAAATGAGTCAAGAAAAAGAGActgtaaagaaagaaaaagaaaatctacAGATAGAAATAGACAGACTGATGAACAGAATAGAGAATGAAAGACAGAATCATGAccgtgagagaaagagaagagaagaagagattcatgagagagaagagagataTAAATCACtaatgaaagagaaagaggagaaagagagagaaatgcaAAATAAGATGAAGAGAGAACGAGAGAAATGGACGAAACAGAAACAAGAGGAAAAGATGAAAAGAGAAGAAGAGGATgagaaaagaagagagaaagaacaGAGAGATTATGATGAATTTAATCAGAGACTGAAACAAGAGAGAGAACGAatggaaagagagaaaaaagttcTTCAATCTAAacatgaagaagaagaaaacaagatgaagatgatgatggaGGAAGAACGAGTGAATcacaaagagagaaagagtgtgtatatatatatatatatgtgtgtgtgtgtgtgtgtgtgtgtatacacttCTGGTACTTCATCTGActacatttaaaatcaatttaaaatcaatttcagTACATTCTTGCAgtagtatattttatttcaatgcaCTAAAAATCAATTGAATTATTAGTGGTATTAAGTATACTTTTTCAAGTGCACTCAAGTACTACTGAAGTAGAAATGTGCTTTCAATTCGTGTATTTAGAGATGGTTATATGTTTGAGGAATATTACATAACtagaattattacataaaatttCAGTCATTGTTCTGTAAGAAGAGTGTAAAggttcacaccaagaatgataactatgaagataactataaagataactaatATAATGTTACCGTCCACACCAGCGGATGatgtctgtttattctaagcgcacGCTCATCTTTTATCGTACATCAGCTGAAAAGAAAGTTGTTCTAAAACTGATTCCAAggatattgtttctctgtgcctttaacGTTATATTTGTGGTGTGGTAttctctgctattctttaataatGAGAATGATCTTCattgttatctttatagttaccatccttggtgtgaacaggcctttagtGTATTAACAcagaattgtattatttttactttacagcCTACATTGTTTGTATATTGTATCGTATATTATTTTCTggtgattgtcattataaaggAGCATTCAAAAGAGCACTCGTTAAAAAAACCTATCAATTAACTGCAAATGTTGATTTTAGGGGTTATATCTTATAATATGTGATTTGTTCTTAATGGATATCTGTGTGTTTTGTCCCTGTTTGTCAGGATCTGGATATGTGTGTCTCTGGCTCATTGGTGTTCTTGTGCTGGCCTTCATATATCAGCACTATCAATTCACCAAAAGCCTAGGTATGGCAAACTCTGATGACACCATCAAATCTTATGAAGCAGTCCCACGTTTTCTTTCATTCCTGACCCTGTACATGCTGCTGTCAAATCACAAGCAGATCTACATGTATTGAAGCCAAACTGAaatgcatgaaatcaaaatgctTGCAGTGGTGTAGCAATAGCGGAGAGAAACAACACAAGTGTGTCTTTGATGCATCCTAAGATGAATGAGCTCTAACTTTTTCCAGCACTTCAAAGCTCAAACGTctgattatttttcaatttaaatgtgATGACCATCAACATTAGTTTTTTCCTTTAAAGATTCTCTTTATTTGTAAAACGAAAACTTTCACAATGTACAAAAAcgtacactttttattttaacatttaaaaccaCGCTGAATTACCATTACAACCAGTAGATAGTGCAGAGCAGCACTCATTAGCCATTTGCACTCCCTAAAATAGTTTTCAATAGTATTCCTAAAATAGTGCTGTCTATCCCACGAGTTGTTTGGAACTATTGAGAGCTCCATGAACCACGTGAGCGCACAGCGGGGAGATCAAAGCATGTCACATCTCTGATTTTCAGCGGCTCTGCTATGATCGTATCAAATGTAGAAATATCAAGAAGTATATtactaacatattggctgtttattagtacttataaagctcATATAAATGCCTTtttctgcatgatcatattttagatccaTTAATCCGACCcagtacctaaacttaacaactatctTACTATTATTAAGCAGCTTAATAGGAGTTTGTTGAGGGAAAACTCTTAAATAATAGTGAATATGTTTTTCCATAGTGTTTTTCCAAGTGTTGATAGATATGTTTTGTTGtgcaataatttttttaaggatATCATTAACTGTTTTGCTTTTGCTGTCAGCAGAACAAGCAAAGCGTGAatatgagaaagaaaaacaagaattaAAAGAGAAAATTAAACGTGAAACCAGAGAACAAGCAGAGCGTGAATGTCATGAAAAACTTGTAAAGGAAGTGGCTAAAGCTGAAGCAAAACGATCATACAGATCAAAGGGAACTCGTGACTGGGCTTACTATATTCCTGTTGTTGGAGCAGCTGCTGGAGTAGTTGCTGGTTTTGCTGAAGACATTGTGCATAGGATTTTCAGATAATATGAAGCTGAAGGATGAGTTCAGGTAAATGTGGGAATATTATCACATTAAGACACCTGTGCATGATGCAAATTTCCAAAACCATTctatttgtttagattttttttttatccttgcttgaagaaattatttattcacttctTAATTATACGTTTTATTTAAACTCTATTTCTTTGCATATTCTATAACTCTGAATTGATCTGCaacaatgaatattaataagtcaatgtttgtttaatttccaaaaaaaaaaaaaaaactttctcatTCAGATCATTTCACCTGAATATCATGAACTGTTTTAATAAGATTTTTCTCAGAGTTTGATTATTGATTTCTCTCTGTATATGTAAGAATAttgattttgttcatttcattttagtGAAATTAAGGCCACACAACTTCTCCCTCATCATCCATTTGACACTGATGTTTGTCAAAGAACTCTTCATTATCCTCAAGAAATGCTTCACTTCAGCATCCATCTTCAGGCACCCTAAACCTCTGAGGACTTTCATCATGGAGACTGATATTGTTAACTCTGGAGTACATTTcaataatatgtaagtgctGTGTAGGGAGTGAATTTATTTccttataaaattaattctgaaGCCAAAACTCTCCCAAAgacagatgccatgcaataaagccatgaaactaatctggagaagagatctccaaagagaacaaACACCAAAACTTATCTCCTTTATCATTTATGACCACCTTCTTCCCTCTTCTCCCCTCTGCCCGCTCTGTCTCTCCTCCCTCACTCTTCTTCCCCAAAAAGCAAGAATATCCATATGCcacaaatgttatattttgtcatttatgttgtattttttctttcatgtttggtatcattttaaaggtctctgtgcgaTTGGTAAATTGGTCTCttatattatgagaaatattgaaaacttgAATTAACTCTGTACTTCTGTTGTGggggcggtctcctttcaaaatctgataaacattgctctacaggtgtgaccatttggtGCACGAGAACAGCTTCTACAGAAGGcttctcatcccccatacacagatctaatctgTGGGGGGCCGAGAATAAATGTTTAGGgcccttttgttctggtagtatttaagggaaagtaGCAAATCAGTCATTATGATTCTGTATCCAGAATGAGCCCGTAGTGTGGTGTCTCTACactccatactatgtatttcCTGAGGTCTGGTGTGCATCTTTTAATTAATCTTTGAgcatttgatgttttgtattgatatgatTTGACATCTTTGAATTGGCTATGCAATTGTCATAATTAATACATATgcacctgactgataataaaatgttatatttgacttattctgatctcttcagaaatcatttttcaaGTAGATTAATGTGTAGTGGTATTTCCGCAAATCTGCGTTCAGGACAGATCATACCGAAGCACTAATGGATAAACCATGGGGAGCACCATGAAGGGCTTCTgatttctgtctgtcactggcttaacacggtgtagctctcgtggttatatgaaaaaatacactttttgttatgagtatgcaggagcagctcacttaaaggtattataacactctgcaccctctgagtaagttcagaactgacgagtttgtgtcgTGGATTCACTATCGGCTGAAGTGTAATTACTGTGCGATACCTGGTCCCTAATGAActaataattgaaagtatgggatttcctgaataatcaaatatctaaattaatatacaatcgaTGTCTGTGATCGGTTttcaattataaatattgtctaaatttaatgatcacttgaaatcggagtcagattgaacacagaactaaaattgaaactaaatccagaTGAAGTCATAAGAGAAAGTAAAAGACCGAATGTGCATTATTCTGTCCTCTGCACGCGTGTGTCGAGCATATACAGATAGCCAAACATAGCAAGAAGATGACTGATCAGCTTCAGTGTCCACTCAGATGATTGAGTAAATCTTCTCTTTACTTTGGCTTGAGTGCAATCATGTAGTTCAATCTCTGTTACATTCTTTTGtgaaactgcaaaataaatacaatgcttacttaaataaaacaaacaaaatacagtaacacATTAATTATACAACGTTTACATTTGCATTGGTAAACTGCAGTAACGTTAGTTATACTGATCtttgaatgtaaatataatgcatGTGAAAGGCTAGCATGCTTCCAACATTTATAACTCttaacaaaatacaaacaaagtATACAAATTACCGATTATAAACGATAGATGTACAAGCAAAGCTTCTTAGGGGTTTTACACAACAGAAGGAAGAAGATGCTGCGAGATGGCCGCTGTGCTTTTCGTGCTTTTAGGCTATGAAGCATAACAAACGCGACAGTTGTCAAGTTGTGCCGCGCCGCAccagctaaagtctgtctacactggtaGATAAATATCTGTAAATATCAGATCAGCTTTtcagcgctggagagaactcaaggttgctttgtttcttctcgatcagtgagtaacattggttttgctttgtttcacagaactatcGTTGCCTGGTTTGCGTACGTATGTGTGGGGTGGAGCTaccaaaataggggcgagacccttttggggtaggtggcatttttgttttggtgatttgaaatatcaacattggctaccagaaatctcttaccccacctttaaatgTGAAGTTTGTCATTAAATCAGCACAAAGGGAGACTTATTGATTAATACTTACTGattacagaaatattttaaataaaaaagaaaaccttaTTTCAAAGAGCTTCCCAACACCATGCATGGATGTGCATGTTAGAATTACTTTGTAAAGTTTTGTATGATGTTTTGACCTACACGCATAACACACATAATTCATGTAATGCTGAAAATGATACACAtcaaatttttataaaatgtgatCAATTGTAATTTCGACATGGGGCCGACACCTTTTCAGAGGCACTTCGAGTACATCATTGCCGAGGCACCTGTGCAGGATAAGGGGAGCCAAATGAGTACCATTCTccctcatttaaaacaaatctgGTGAACTATTGTGTTATAGTTCCTGTAAATTACCGTCGGAAGCTGCAGTCGAAGTGAATAGGAGATTTCTGTCCAGTCCAAATTGTTAACATATCTGGCATTTTAATCGCAACGTATCTCTCTGAAAATGTAACTtaatctgtcttttttttttttttttttttacaataggaGTGAAGCCAGTCTAATCTAACACTTTGTGTTTCTCCAAGTTCATCGTTAATAGCCGCGGCATGTACATCCACCCCTCTAGGGGTCAGCCAGCTGTTTTTTTTcgctgtttttgttttccgttttatatatatatatatatatatatatatataaatacagaatctgaattaaaatgtgtttgatgtaagcctacatttcaaaattttgtcataaaaaaatttcttgtttttaagcAAATGTTGAATTTAGCCAGAGACAGGCGCGCTCAGAGCTGTCATGTATCACaacttttcagtgtttttaaccacatactgtttattttaggtttcagacataTAAATTCACATAAGtactaaaaaaacaatacatttagagtttgtaaaatacacactgatgtctatggaaTAGGTAATAATAATCCTTTCCATTATAATTCGACACGTTTTATTCATATCAGATACACATTGTGTACAGTGGCGGCGCCGGGGCGGGGCTTGACGGGGCTATAGCCCCATCAGAAACTTTGCTTAGTCCCGGCACAGCCCCACCAAGGATTTCCAAAAgattttcctgttttttaacTGTGGTGTCACACTCattaacattgaaaaataaatattaaaaacctaaaaaaaaaaaaactgacggTTAACGCTGCAGTAATGGCGCATTCGTAATGTGGACTAAATGATTCTGACTGTTTAAGTTGAAAATCATGCACCAACATATTTGTCATAATGTCAAAATGATTACCTAACAAATAATTAATAGACAATAAAATTCCCATGCCTTTCTCTGTGTTCATTTCTCATTGAAATCAATGGGGTTCCTACAGTGACACATAAGGGTACATTTAGTGTCTTAATAATAAACAAGGGGCTTGACCATACTTCAATTGTTGATGCTTTGTGAGTaagaatgtttgtttgtttgtttgttttatgactCTTTGTTGGACTCTAAACAGAAGGTCACTGCCtataaaacaattacaaataattGCAAATGTTTGTATATGTTTATCTTTATAACTGTTTATGGTCGGTTCACCAAAAGATGTATTCTGTCATCGTTTTCTCTCCTTGATGTCATTTCAGAAACAAATAGTAAAAGTAAATAATGTACTTTCTGGTCTTTTGATACAGGGATTTGTGACGGATGACAAAAGAACCACCACGTCTCATAAATGCATCTCAATAATCAGTGATTTCTGTGTAGTCTTCTGAAATCATGTGACGTCTTTCTGTGAAGATCAGACCgtttttatcatttcatatatttaGGAGTTCAAGCACGTAGTGCTGAactattgtaattgttaggatttttataatttttttatccgCTAAAACTGATCGTGCAGAACAAACCGTAAGGCCGAGAGAACTGAAACTTGGTCAGATCATAGAAGTCTTGACCGCTATTCACTTTACTTTATCGTTCAGCCTTGGCTGAAAATTGGTCTTTGGTCTCGCTTACAAACACAATAACAGAACAATTCACATTTCAATACAATGCACAAacacatcaaataaataattaatacattcaTCACTCCTAAAAACACTGTAATCCTACCCTTTATTCAAAAGACTTATTGCGTATGGTGCAAAGGTTTGTTATTGCTTTAATTGCCTTCAGTGTCCTATAACGGCGTCCAGATGGTAACAATTCAAAGGCATAGTTCAGAGGGTGCGTTGTATCTCCACGTGTAGCCAAAGCTTCCCTCCTAACTGCCATATCATACAGCTGATCAATCGATTTTTGCTTAACCTCTATTATTTTGCTTGCCATCCTTATAATcctatttaattttactttatttactgaTGTTATTCGCCCAAAAACAAGCCGTTATATTGTACCCTAAAACACTTTCAATTAAACTAATATAAACTCTTTGTAAAACTTTCTCAATTTCTGTAGCAAATATAGCCTCTGATTTGCTAATATAGCTTCtgataaaatctgaaaaaaaaatttagattGCAATCAATCATAGTTCCCAAATACTTAAAAACCTTCACAGAATGGcggaaaaatttaatttgatttgattcagaTCCAAAGACTCACCCCAATCGGCCAATAGGTGGCGCTACAgtgatcaaaaatgcaaaactgctCATAACTCCTAGTCCGTTTGTCATAAGCTGTGTCCCAAAGCTAAGTGTAAGCACTTCGGAGTGCATGGACTTTGAAGGCCACGCCTCCGAAGTGCACGAAGGACCCTTGGAAGTGCTTGAGACGCTCCGCCTTTGCAGGATTTTCTAATTGCGCCACCAGGTGTTCCGGATTGCCGCTCCTGTCGCATAGCAACGGTGCGAGAGGAGAGCTGCCCTCCTGACAGGACAGGTGGAGCCAGAGTTGatcatttttgtttctgttttatgtCATAATGGAGGAGACGGTGATGTACCTCAGGCTTTTCCAAGACCGAGGCCAGGTAAATTACACTGGTTTGCTGCATCCTTAATTGCCGGATTACAACTTTAAATGCAGGTACTGCTTGGAGATTACTTGAATAATGgaaaaactacaaaatacacacacacacacacacacacacatagcagtTCAAATGCTGACTGATATCTTACAAAGGTGCGATTTTATATAGTTCATTGTCTTGACCATGCATGTAGACAGGTTTAAAACCCAGGATTTTTTTTAGGCAgttaagcataaaaataaaacggtgaaaaataaataaataaacaaacagggCATTGAACAGCTCAATGTTCAGCGGCAGCTGTGACAGCTGACCAGTGCCCTGCATGACCAGTCCGAGTCCTTCAGATGCAGCCTCTGATATAGTTAGCATCAATTTGTTAatattctgacaaaatgttgttgctttcattttcaaaataatcagtgGTGGACTGCAAGGAAGTACATTTGTTAAGTATTCTCGTACAAATATGAAGTATTaagttttcttcttctttttttttttcacacaggACAGCAGcagtaatattaatgcaaaaccaTCCTGACTAATTATTTTTCAGAACAATACTGTAGGCCTATACCTTTATTTGTACTCTCAATACCTTAACTATATTAGAGTATGCAagataatacttttaattagaggatagttcacccaaaaatgaaaattctgtaatcatttactcatcctcaagtttggaattttcatttttggttgaactatccctttaactaaagttttcttttaaatatgactagTAGTTTTTCCCCAGTGTGGTATTAATAGTCACTACAAGTAGTTTACTAAAGTATCTCAATATTTCTTCTACCAAGGATAAAGCTGAATGTGTCAGCGCTGGAcaggtttttaatggttttgggcTGATCAGGGAGGCTCTGACAGTGCTGCTGGAGCTTCTAAGAAGTGCCACAGTCCAGACTCTGATGTTTCTCTTCTGTCTGGCCAGTGTTAAACAGTGGTCTCCAGAGTGTCTGACGTGCCTCGTTCAACTGTCCACCGCATTGTCCTCTGAGTCGCTGAGGAGGTGCTGGCCATTTACCAAGTAATACACCTCCTGAAGACCCCAGAACACCTGGAGGCAGGGCTGGGCTCAAAATCGatgttgtttttctgatgtTAAACCTAGGCTATGTTGTAAATAGTTGTAAAAAGTACTTTCAGTAATGTATAGaacaatttgttttaatgtgtaaaacatttatttacaggacaaaaaaaataaatgtatagaaGAATGTTTTGTAAGcggcattaaaaatgaaaaatgtacataattacttcccttttatttacacatgtgaatatgcataacaaaaaatacaaaatgtgcagaaagTACACAGgctcatttacaaataaattacattacaaaaatgaataatgtataCAACTTACCATTTCgttacatcacaaaaataaactacaGAAATTGGTTGTTTCATTGACAACGTGACAAAAAAGATACTGAAAAATTTTAATGTACCCATTTTTTCCACTGTTTTCTCTTCTTGAGAGAAgggttaataaataataaataactcctgtgctcttctctcctctctgtctctctctggaGCTTGATGTCCTCTCTGAGTAGCTCCACCAGCTTCCACTCACAGGACACTCGCTCCCTCACCTGTTACCTAAAGAAGACATGAAGTGCAAAGTCCTTCCGTTTTAACGTCatatggatttattttaattgtaaccTAATTTATTGTGTGTGAtcaagttatttttaattgatgtcataataaagagagagagaaagtgaggataCTTTGCCTTGAGTTTGTTCAAAGTGATTTACTCTGCTGATTTTAGATCTTGCTTTTACAACCATCCTCTTCCTTGGACATAAAGCCTTGGACACAAAATGCCTATAGATCAAGAAGGTATCTAACACATGCACTGTTAACATTTGCAACTGACTTACCAAAAATCATTTATGGCACGTACTATGTGTAAAAGGATTATTCTATTATCTTGTCTTTCAACAAAGGTTTTTCTGGGCACTTGAAAAATCAACCTTGACGAGGCAAAACTGCTTGTTCTTTTAATGTTGTGATTACAGGGCTTGCTTATGCCAATGGACTCCAGGAATCTTCATCCTGGATGAGAAGATTCATCCTGGATTTATGTCTGATTTGAAATCTACATTTAGGCTTACAAATAGTAACAgaagattatttcattttttccctAAGTTATTTAAATGACAGAACTCaatgtttagaacaaattgCATCTAATATTGCAGTTTGTTAGAATcataatcaattaaattaactgaattttctgtttgtttatatattaatagtGTCTCTTTATTGTACGTTATGCTCAGTTAGGTGCTTGAATTTGAATGTTGTGAATAATATGTCTTTTATTGGACATGTAGAGAACATTTTGTCTTTGATATGTGGGATTAAACCAGGAAGGTATTTTTTCAATTGTATGTCACATCTATGTCATGTTTACTTTTTGAAGGTGACAAAATCAATGTTATGGATGGACTCGGACACGAAGGTGAGTGAATAACAAATGAAGATTTATTGAAACAGGTGAAGCACACTGGTGAAATGGTATTCTTGTAAGACGGTGAGTGGATGATCTTGAGGTGAGTTCTTTCGTGGATGGGTGAATATCTTTCTTGTCCACAGCGGTTCCAGAAGACAGACGGAGGGGGATCCACAAAGACACTCTAACACTCTGAAGACGGGCACTCTAGGAGGAGAGGATGACACAAGGAGGAAGAGACACAGCAGGTAAGTCAAACAAGGTAAGTTAATGCTCTTGGAAGGATATAGTCTTGATCTTGGATACAGCAAGGTCGGAGTCCACGTTGCTAGAACGAGATCGGACAGTGAAGTGAGTGCTTGAGGATCCCTTTGTAGTGAGTGGTGATGAGGTCGTGATTTGGTGCAGGTGTGCATGATTAGAATTCAGGTGAGGTGGAACGCTGcgattggtggagtgaagggcctgactgatccgtgacagtacccccctctccacggcccgctcctgagggccTACCTCGGCGCCGTGGTGGTCTACCCCTGCCTCGGGGTGCTGGGCGATCTGGGTGCGCTGTATGGAACTCTTCCAGTAGTGATGGATCTAAAATGTCGTCTCTGGGTAC is a window from the Onychostoma macrolepis isolate SWU-2019 chromosome 03, ASM1243209v1, whole genome shotgun sequence genome containing:
- the LOC131537083 gene encoding golgin subfamily A member 6-like protein 26 isoform X1, which translates into the protein MQTLEDIEMMNDGRYLDCAEASKCFMMEEQTTERLSESVKLNLVVCGSDGSLKSSVSELIRQQTDRRSDVELHDRLINLLELPALTGLSEEEVMRQTLRCVSLCDPGVHAFLLIIPDAPLNNEDKAEIQEIQKIFSSRINKYIMILIKQSSEHQTEELSEETQSVIQRFGGRHQFFGLKTQVSTLMENIEQMLEENRGQCFSTEMFLEAQVKKLMKYEEIKKKVHSLETHLLSQGSSESEDDLRIVLLGKTGVGKSATGNTILGRETFTAETSHESVTKESQRKSSEINSRCVTVIDTPGLFDTELSNEEIQREIRHCISMILPGPHVFFIVLNLGRFTQEEATAVKIIQETFGEKSLMFTMVLFTRGDDLKNKTIEQFLGKPGSPLMNLIEACGNRYHVINNNQTEDRTQVTDLLQKIDNMLKENGGSYYSCKMFRQMEREKQEQQMKILMDRVREREEELREREERYKREMKEQEEHMRDEMKREREMFKDEMSQEKETVKKEKENLQIEIDRLMNRIENERQNHDRERKRREEEIHEREERYKSLMKEKEEKEREMQNKMKREREKWTKQKQEEKMKREEEDEKRREKEQRDYDEFNQRLKQERERMEREKKVLQSKHEEEENKMKMMMEEERVNHKERKRSGYVCLWLIGVLVLAFIYQHYQFTKSLEQAKREYEKEKQELKEKIKRETREQAERECHEKLVKEVAKAEAKRSYRSKGTRDWAYYIPVVGAAAGVVAGFAEDIVHRIFR
- the LOC131537083 gene encoding golgin subfamily A member 6-like protein 26 isoform X3, translating into MQTLEDIEMMNDGRYLDCAEASKCFMMEEQTTERLSESVKLNLVVCGSDGSLKSSVSELIRQQTDRRSDVELHDRLINLLELPALTGLSEEEVMRQTLRCVSLCDPGVHAFLLIIPDAPLNNEDKAEIQEIQKIFSSRINKYIMILIKQSSEHQTEELSEETQSVIQRFGGRHQFFGLKTQVSTLMENIEQMLEENRGQCFSTEMFLEAQVKKLMKYEEIKKKVHSLETHLLSQGSSESEDDLRIVLLGKTGVGKSATGNTILGRETFTAETSHESVTKESQRKSSEINSRCVTVIDTPGLFDTELSNEEIQREIRHCISMILPGPHVFFIVLNLGRFTQEEATAVKIIQETFGEKSLMFTMVLFTRGDDLKNKTIEQFLGKPGSPLMNLIEACGNRYHVINNNQTEDRTQVTDLLQKIDNMLKENGGSYYSCKMFRQMEREKQEQQMKILMDRVREREEELREREERYKREMKEQEEHMRDEMKREREMFKDEMSQEKETVKKEKENLQIEIDRLMNRIENERQNHDRERKRREEEIHEREERYKSLMKEKEEKEREMQNKMKREREKWTKQKQEEKMKREEEDEKRREKEQRDYDEFNQRLKQERERMEREKKVLQSKHEEEENKMKMMMEEERVNHKERKRSGYVCLWLIGVLVLAFIYQHYQFTKSLEQAERECHEKLVKEVAKAEAKRSYRSKGTRDWAYYIPVVGAAAGVVAGFAEDIVHRIFR
- the LOC131537083 gene encoding golgin subfamily A member 6-like protein 26 isoform X2; translated protein: MMNDGRYLDCAEASKCFMMEEQTTERQSVKLNLVVCGSDGSLKSSVSELIRQQTDRRSDVELHDRLINLLELPALTGLSEEEVMRQTLRCVSLCDPGVHAFLLIIPDAPLNNEDKAEIQEIQKIFSSRINKYIMILIKQSSEHQTEELSEETQSVIQRFGGRHQFFGLKTQVSTLMENIEQMLEENRGQCFSTEMFLEAQVKKLMKYEEIKKKVHSLETHLLSQGSSESEDDLRIVLLGKTGVGKSATGNTILGRETFTAETSHESVTKESQRKSSEINSRCVTVIDTPGLFDTELSNEEIQREIRHCISMILPGPHVFFIVLNLGRFTQEEATAVKIIQETFGEKSLMFTMVLFTRGDDLKNKTIEQFLGKPGSPLMNLIEACGNRYHVINNNQTEDRTQVTDLLQKIDNMLKENGGSYYSCKMFRQMEREKQEQQMKILMDRVREREEELREREERYKREMKEQEEHMRDEMKREREMFKDEMSQEKETVKKEKENLQIEIDRLMNRIENERQNHDRERKRREEEIHEREERYKSLMKEKEEKEREMQNKMKREREKWTKQKQEEKMKREEEDEKRREKEQRDYDEFNQRLKQERERMEREKKVLQSKHEEEENKMKMMMEEERVNHKERKRSGYVCLWLIGVLVLAFIYQHYQFTKSLEQAKREYEKEKQELKEKIKRETREQAERECHEKLVKEVAKAEAKRSYRSKGTRDWAYYIPVVGAAAGVVAGFAEDIVHRIFR